TGACTTTGGACACCCCTCTACCAAGTAACAGCAATAAAGCATCAAGCTGCATCTCCAAACAAGCAAGCCAGGGGCTAAGACAACGTTATCACACATTATTTCTTCAGTCAGTCAAGTGTCATCCTACAACCAAATGGAAGCTGCACCCACAGAAACTCACCAATCCTGCATGAGCTGCTGTCTTGAGCTCCAGATGAAGGACCCTCTCTTGACCTGGCTCTCCTGGAGTAAATAATGTCGGAGCGCGGTTTTCATTGGAGAGAAAGAAGCGATTCCCTttgcctccagctcctccataAGCTGCAATGTACTCTTCTCCATGCTGAGTGAGGTCAGCCACAACTTTGCCATCCTCCTTCACCAAAGTGCCTACAGGGACCTCCAAGTGAAGAGATACAAGCATTACACTGAAGCTCAAAGCCTACAGAAGATCCTCCACCAGCCAATTTCAGATTTGCTAAAAATAATTCCTGCATATTCTCAAGGTAAGGAACCCAAAAAGAGAATTGTATTTCATGAAACTCACTTTTTGAACTCAAACAGCACTGTCAGACATTTACCCTTCATTACACATGAGATTTGCTCACAATAAGGTTCTCCATCTTGAAAATCAGGTATGTATCAAGCTACCACACAGCAGGCAACACCCACGGACTTACTTTAACATACATGTGTGCACCATTAGCTCCATAACAGTTTttgcttcctcctctctctccgTTAAAGCCCTGATAGAAGGGGAACACTGAAGAAAGTGATTTCATTTGCTGGTCAGCTGTAAAGCAAAAGACACACAGTTTGAACACATTGCTTTAGtaaaacaggcacagaaaagcCTCCTCTTGACGGTTCTCTCCCTTCCTGAATATTGCATGAGTGCACATCCTATTTACTATCTCAACAATAGCGTATCAGGGAAGACCAACATTAATCTAAGTCACAATGAAGTTTAACTGTCTGTACTTAGCTGCTTAGGTTTATTAATGTAGTCATTccaaaccaaaattaatttgctaGATTAGATTTTACAGCAGGTTGGTGGTAGAAGCAGCTTTATTCATCTTAAGAGGAAAATTTAATCAGATCCCAGCCTCAACAAAACAGTCAGGCACCAGCACTGTAGTATCTGCAAAATACCTCGCTTTTCAAAATTCTCTCCAAGGCTGTCAGTGTCATTTATGTCCTCCTTACCACAGCTCAGGACAAAActtcaaaagcaaatatatcTTATACAGAAATAACCACCTACATCTTTTTGCCATTTACCATTTCTTACCATCCATATAGGGCTGTTATTTCTGGGGTGGGGTGTTAAGCGATAAGACAACaacacaaaacagaacagattACGTGAGGCttacctttaaaaattacatgACCCCCATCACCTCCATTTCCACCATCAGGACCTCCAAATACTTTTCTGGGCTCACTGTAGAAGGAATggccccctcctcctccttgtcctCCAACCACGCGCACTTTCCGCTGATCCACGAAATAACGTGTCTGCAACAAGGGTGGGGGTTGTTCCCTTTAGGTACAATTTATCAGACTCATCTTCCAAGAAGTTTCAGTTAATAGACAGACCTGCTATTTTTAGCCATGATGAATTCCAttcaacagtaaaaaaaataaataatcagaaCTCTGAATCAGAACTCTGCTGCCATTCACAGACCAACTACGTGCAGTGTACTGAGtgtaataataaagaaaaacagatctcatctttcaagtgtttttaagaacgtttttaaaagcaaataccTAACTTTATCTATGTCAAGAAAAGGGGCTGAAATTCCCAATGGAAAATATTAGAGAAGTACATTCATTGACAGGTGGAGTTGTTTACACAGAGggatgaaaagagaaagcatgACCGTGATCACGGTAACTTTCAAATTCTGTCAGTTACTAAGGGGCTTCATAATGAGAATGGGCTTTAAGGGTCACTTTAGATAAACAGCATAAATAGTATGTGAGGGAGAAAAGGTCTTATTAGTGTTATAATACCAAAGAtaagcaactgaaaaaaaccaaaccctctCAACTGAACTTTTCATAATCAAACTTATACTGCTACTAAAAAGCCTCTTTTAGAAAGTATCTGGCACCACCAAACGGCGAGACAGTAAACTATAGCTTTCAAGGGGAAGTGATTTATGGATCAttagaaaataagattttccaGAGACgtgtaaatataaaaaataagatGAGGAATAAATTCTGGGACTCTGAAGCTTCCCTGACATAAAGTGATGCTAGTTTGGCAGATGACTGCACCGTAAGACTAAAAAAACAGTGAtaaacaaaacagtattttagatttaaagctaaaatttcattttagaggTTTAGctttaaaaagactttttgcTTTCGAGATTTATGGATGCCTCCAGCCCAAATAGGCCAAAGAGAAGGGGACCGCTACTACGATCACGGTGAACAGCGAGAATATTGCGGGGCAGACTCATTTCCTCACTATTCTGGAAGTCAATTGTTTTTTAGCCAGTATTTCCTCACTCCAGAAGCGCCAGCGGCGGGAGCTGTGTCCGAGACACCCCGAACTCGCACGGAGCCCAGCACTTACCAGCTGCCGCTCCGAAATGGCTCTTTTTTGCCTCAGTCTCCTGTCCTTGGCGCACCGGGCGCACGTCGTGGAGAAAGCTGGTAGGTTGAGCAGGACCGGCTTCCAGGGCCGGCAGCCGCTCGCCCCGGCCCCACAGCGCCTCAGCGAGCGGCCCAGCACGGCCCCACACAGCGCTGCCCCACACAGCACCGCCATGAGGGGACGGCCACGGCCCCGCCTCNNNNNNNNNNNNNNNNNNNNNNNNNNNNNNNNNNNNNNNNNNNNNNNNNNNNNNNNNNNNNNNNNNNNNNNNNNNNNNNNNNNNNNNNNNNNNNNNNNNNNNNNNNNNNNNNNNNNNNNNNNNNNNNNNNNNNNNNNNNNNNNNNNNNNNNNNNNNNNNNNNNNNNNNNNNNNNNNNNNNNNNNNNNNNNNNNNNNNNNNNNNNNNNNNNNNNNNNNNNNNNNNNNNNNNNNNNNNNNNNNNNNNNNNNNNNNNNNNNNNNNNNNNNNNNNNNNNNNNNNNNNNNNNNNNNNNNNNNNNNNNNNNNNNNNNNNNNNNNNNNNNNNNNNNNNNNNNNNNNNNNNNNNNNNNNNNNNNNNNNNNNNNNNNNNNNNNNNNNNNNNNNNNNNNNNNNNNNNNNNNNNNNNNNNNNNNNNNNNNNNNNNNNNNNNNNNNNNNNNNNNNNNNNNNNNNNNNNNNNNNNNNNNNNNNNNNNNNNNNNNNNNNNNNNNNNNNNNNNNNNNNNNNNNNNNNNNNNNNNNNNNNNNNNNNNNNNNNNNNNNNNNNNNNNNNNNNNNNNNNNNNNNNNNNNNNNNNNNNNNNNNNNNNNNNNNNNNNNNNNNNNNNNtatatatatatatatatatatatatgcccCGCACACTGGGGAtttcccctgggctggggcacgTCCagctctcacccaccagcaccccaagGAAAGGGTAACCTGAGCTACCCATTCCATCTGCCGCAAGAAAAGTACCACCAAATCCACTCTCAGATAATATTTAAACTAAACAGTTTTCAAGCATTCTGtattacaaaacagaaaatgataCAATTCATGGAAGAAGTCAAAATGCTGGCATCACTTTGTTTCCAcattaatacataaaaatgGACGACACATTAAATAAACGTTTTGTTATTAACAATTAGAAATATTAACACCAAAAATCATGTataaattaggaaataaatgtaCAAACTATTTCCAAAGTGCTCTTTCAAATAC
This is a stretch of genomic DNA from Parus major isolate Abel chromosome 20, Parus_major1.1, whole genome shotgun sequence. It encodes these proteins:
- the MTG2 gene encoding mitochondrial ribosome-associated GTPase 2 — protein: MAVLCGAALCGAVLGRSLRRCGAGASGCRPWKPVLLNLPAFSTTCARCAKDRRLRQKRAISERQLTRYFVDQRKVRVVGGQGGGGGHSFYSEPRKVFGGPDGGNGGDGGHVIFKADQQMKSLSSVFPFYQGFNGERGGSKNCYGANGAHMYVKVPVGTLVKEDGKVVADLTQHGEEYIAAYGGAGGKGNRFFLSNENRAPTLFTPGEPGQERVLHLELKTAAHAGLVGFPNAGKSSLLRAISRAKPAVAAYPFTTLNPHVGIVHYQDYEQVAVADIPGLIKGAHQNRGLGMAFLKHIERCRFLLYVVDLSVPQPWIQLQDLKNELEAYEEGLSERPCVVIGNKIDLAQSRINLPLLREQVADRVIALSALTGDNLEELLLHLRELYDTYVRTEQAQGQSPVKW